A genomic window from Salvia hispanica cultivar TCC Black 2014 chromosome 5, UniMelb_Shisp_WGS_1.0, whole genome shotgun sequence includes:
- the LOC125190276 gene encoding probable membrane-associated 30 kDa protein, chloroplastic, whose product MALRAPIAGISMASSTVSSSAPSCNRGPIVPFRPSFSGRAVGTPIYTALRLSYSSRSQCNSLGGGGLGTQMNLFDRFARVVKSYANAVISSFEDPEKILEQSVIEMNEDLIKLRQATAQVLASQKQMENKYKAAQQASQDWYGRAQLALSKGDEDLAREALKRRKSYADNASSLKAQLDQQKGVVENLVSNTRLLESKIQEAKSKKETLKARAQSAKTATKVSEMLGNVNTSSALSAFEKMEEKVMAMESQAEALNQLTGDELEGKFALLETSSVDDDLEDLKKELSGSTKKGELPPGRPVAAALKFQDPDIEKELNELRQKTKEY is encoded by the exons ATGGCCTTGAGAGCGCCGATAGCAGGGATTAGCATGGCTTCCTCTACGGTTAGCTCCTCTGCTCCGTCGTGCAATCGAGGGCCTATTGTGCCGTTCAGGCCATCTTTTTCCGGCCGTGCAG TGGGTACTCCGATATACACAGCTCTACGGCTGTCTTACTCCAGTAGATCCCAATGCAACAGCCTTGGAGGGGGTGGACTTGGTACTCAGATGAATCTTTTTGATCGGTTTGCTAGAGTTGTTAAG TCATATGCAAATGCTGTTATAAGCTCATTTGAGGACCCTGAGAAAATACTGGAACAAAGCGTTATAGAGATGAATGAGGATTTGATCAAGTTGCGTCAAGCTACAGCACAA GTTTTGGCTTCTCAGAAACAgatggaaaataaatataaagctGCTCAACAAGCTTCTCAAGATTG GTATGGTAGAGCGCAACTTGCTCTGAGTAAGGGTGATGAGGACCTTGCTCGTGAAGCTCTTAAGCGTAGAAAATCTTATGCT GATAATGCGAGTTCTTTGAAAGCTCAGCTTGATCAGCAGAAAGGCGTAGTTGAGAACCTTGTCTCCAATACAAGG CTGCTGGAAAGCAAGATACAAGAGGCCAAGTCGAAAAAAGAAACCCTCAAAGCACGAGCTCAATCAGCCAA AACTGCAACAAAAGTGAGCGAGATGTTGGGGAATGTGAATACGAGTAGTGCTCTTTCAGCGTTTGAGAAGATGGAAGAAAAAG TTATGGCGATGGAATCTCAGGCTGAAGCTCTTAATCAACTGACAGGAGACGAGCTTGAAGGAAAG TTTGCTTTACTTGAAACCTCATCAGTCGATGATGATCTCGAGGACTTGAAGAAAGAACTCTCAGGAAGCACCAAG AAGGGAGAGCTTCCACCGGGGAGGCCCGTTGCAGCAGCATTGAAGTTTCAAGACCCCGATATCGAGAAGGAGCTGAATGAATTGAGGCAAAAGACCAAGGAATACTAG